The Leclercia sp. LSNIH1 sequence TCGACGGGGCCATAGTGTATTTTAGCTTCGTACTGACTTTCATTTCAGGGAACTTATACACCCAGGACTTAATCGATACTTTCCGCGTGGAAATGGTACTTTCCTTGCTGTCAGCGAGCCATGCACTGTATGTAAATGCCGCATAGCCTTGCTTATCCAGCATCTCCTCTGTCAGCGTCATCGACAACTTAGGCCCTCTGATTTTCTGTCCGTCAGGGGCAGTCCATTCTTCAATGACGTCATTTCCGTTCTGGTACCGACTGTTCGGGTTGGAGTATTTACCATCTAAAGTAACTTTACTTCCCACCTCTACCTTTGAAATGCTGCTCACTGAAACGGAAAGGCGCTTGGGTTTAGCGACCGTTAACCGCGCAGACGTCTCTTTCCAGGAGGACTCTTCAGCCAGGTCGTCTGAATCCAGATAGCGCATCCGGGCGTAGATAGTTGGCGGAAGCTTCTCAGCGGCAGTCACGGTATAGGTAGTGTCACCCGCGACCCAATTAATTTTATCTTCCGACCACATTACTTCAGCCGTACCCTGCGGAATCGGCTCATCATTATCCAGCAACGAGACTGGTAAATCATCGCCTTCAAGAATTTCCGCAACATCAATACTTAGCTTAGGCTGTTTGTACGTTACAACTGTCAGCACGTCGCTATAAGACACTTTTGACGTAAACTTGTTGGTCATCTTGGCCCTGTAGAGCCACTTACCGACGTCAGTTTTTCTGATTGAAATACTTCTCTTCCCAGTCATGTCCGAAAGCATCGTCCATGTCTGCCCATTGTCTGACGACTCCTGCCACTCGGTAGGAGCAAGCGCATCAGAGTTAGCTGTGCTGGCCGATTTGAAGTTCACAAGCGTACTGAGCGGGATACGGCCGATAATCAGGCTCTTTGAGAGATTACCCTCCAGCTCTTCACCCTTATACACACGTATGCCGACCGCACTTGTTTCCCGGGTCAATTCAAAATCAGCGAAAGGCGAACGGACTTTAGCTATCCCGACAAGACGCATGTTCCCAAGGTCCATATTCTCGATTTTGATTTTTGTTTCGACTACCCCGGCATCATTCACCGGCAATGCCTCGGTTAATGGGGTACGTTCATACGTCGTTTTAAAACGGCCTGTTTCTGGATCTTTACCATAGATACTTTTCTGAGCGTAAATGGTTACATCCCAGTCACCCATTGTCGTCCGGCTAAATGAGCTTTTGCGAGTTGAATTGTTATAGCGCCCAACTGACACCTTCAACGGTAATTCCATTGTAGTAGCCGTCTTTTTGTCTTCGACTTCCATCGTAGCCCGAATGCTGAAGTCGGGGACCGTATACACGTTAAGTGTATCGGCGGTCCGCATTGTCGGGTCCTTCGAGTACTCTACAGCAATGTCGAATACATTTTTCGTCCACAGTGGGGCTGCGGCTACTTTCAGACGCTGAACGAATGTAGTTGCATCGTTGTTTGATGAACGGTTTTTAAACGTCGTTTTTGTGTTCTCACCCCCGTTTTGCGAAACATAGACTGTCACATCAGCAGGTACCACTTTTGCCAAGAGGCGAGCAGCTTCCCCACCTGTCGTGTACGCTAGTGCAGTGTTAGGGTTGATCCCAGTTACCAACTTATTTTTCTTGTAAGTAAGGATTGGGTTATATGGCAGTTGAGTTGTCAATACGCGGCGGTATTTGGCCGACACAGCTTTAGAGCCTCTACCGTTTATCATATAGACTTGGTAATCGAGCAGGTTTTCGCCAGTTTTATTGAAGAACCCCGTAAGTCCTGGCGTCCTGCCTTTAAAGTAAAATTCAAGCCCGTCCGGTACATTGTTCCACTGAGGGTAACAGGCAGTGATATCAGATTTGCCGCCATACCACTCAAGATAAGCCTGCGCGTTCTCTTCCGTAGTAAAGAGAGTGCATTTATCACCGGCTGTCTGACTCATCAGATCGGTATATTGCCGAACGCGAGAATACAAGGTGACGTCTTTTTCTAAGTTTTTAAGCGCAAACCCTGTCGGTTGATACGTGAAAGTGGTATTGAATGTCACAATCTTGCCATACAGGTTTTCCGCCACGACTGTGATTTCGTGGTCAGCATTCACATCTAGATCATCCCCCACCGGCAGATAATAAATGCCTTTGTAGTTCGTTGGGGTGAGTTCAACAACTTTGTTATCGATAGTAACGGCTTTAATATCCGCAACCCCGGCCTGCCCCTGGAATGCGGCAACAATAATTTCATTTAAGAAATAAACAGGTGCTCGTTTTGCCAGCGCTGCCCCATCCTTAAGTACCATGAGTGTGGGGTTATCAGAAAGCATCAGTTTGCTTTCGGGCTCATTGTACGTAGACGTATTCTTGCTAGTATTCTCTATAGTGAACGTGGCGGCATAAGAGCCATTCGTCAGGTCTGTTAAGTCAAAGATATACAGATACTCATCGCCGACCTTCTGGGGTCCGCTCACGGGCTGGAGGGTACGCCGTATCGGTGTTACCCAGGATTGCTTAAAGTCGATAACCGTACCGTCATCCAAAGTTACTTTTGTTGTCGGCTTGAAAACCCCGTCCGGCACCATCGTCAGCGTCATAGCTGTTGGTAGCCACCACTCGCCTTCAGTCTCTTCCTGGGGCACTTTGACGGCTACAGCTACCGTTTTAGCGCCGGTATAGATTTGCTGACCGCCAATACTGATAGTTTTAGCTTCATCAGTGAAATTCCAGAGAGTATGGTCAACAACAGGAGGACGGTAGTCCCAGGTCAGCGTAAGCTTTTGCGCTTCAGGAGGGGCAAAGTAATTATTTTTCGAATTAGCGGTGACAGTTATTTCCCGTGAACCTATCAATAAATCCGAATCACTTACTTTAATACTTCCTACATCGATCGTGCAACTGGTCCCACCAATAGGGACTTCACAGGCAGAACCCGATCCGATAGAAATATATTGCACAAAATTGCGGGGTTCTACTGAGACGGCAAAACTCCTGATCACTTCATCCTTAATATAAGATTTAAGTGTGTAACCCTCTTGAACCAGCCCATTCATAGACGACTTTAGGCCGGTGATCGTCGGTTTAACCGGTACGAGAGCATTAACTGTATACTCCCCTTTCACTACTTCTACTTTTTGCCTTTCTGTACCGGAAAAATAGGAAATTTTGTAAGGGAGTTTTAGGTCTCCTGAGCTGTTTGGAATCCCGGTTAACGTGAACCCGTTAGCAGTAAATCCAGAGCTATTTGGAAGCCACTCAAAGAAGCAGACAAGATTATCCACCGTTGATGTCGCACGATCATCAACCGTCACATTACATGCGGTTCCAGAGCCTGAGGCAGTAATTATATTATTGTTTACGAATGCAACAAAATCGCCCGGGCCGGGATTAAACGTGACGGCAGGCATATCAGCCTGGAGTTTTCCGGAAATCATAATTGCCTCGGCATGTACCGACTTAATCGAGGCAATTAAAGAAAACAACAGGGTTAAACATAAACCTGATTTTCTCATGACGAACACCTGTTTTTTTTACGCAGAATTAAAATTACTCTACGATAAAAAAATCTGAAATCTTGTTCGTTAAGAGGAAAAAAAAATATTAATTTTTTGCTAAAAATTGAAGATTTTTAACTCACTGACAGCTTTTCGACTCCGAAAGGCGCAGAGCAGTTATTATCGATTCTGAGGATACCCATGGCATCTTAAGCGTCAAGAATCCAAGCAAAAAAAGTCCTGTTGAAACACAATCCATTTGCGTTACGGGAAGATTATAATTTATGGGTTTAAATGAACCCCTTTCGACCGGAACAATGCCTGACGTGACTAACAAGCCCCCACGGTCATTTGGGCCGATAGTGATATTTTTGTAAGCCTGGTGTGTGCGATGCGTGGTTTTTCTCTTTTCAATTTTAAGTGTAGGTTTAATTCTCAGGAAGACAGAAGCCAGCGCCATGGCTTCGTTTTGGGATAGTTTCATGAGAATACTTCCCTCTGAATTCCACCCATATTCTCTATTGTCAGCCGGAGGGGCGAATTGGAGAGTAAGGTAATATTTTTCAGCCTCGCTTATGAAGGCTGAATTATCAGCAGACCGACTTATGTCGACGTTCACTTCAAATGCCATCGCCACTGACTGGCTGAAGACCCTAGCCCGTAGAGCCTTCGTTCCAATAGCTTCCAGTTCTTTCATTGCTATGCTCTCTTCTTAAAGAACCATATACCGGAGATGACTTCATTATCCTGGATGCGTATCAAATCCGAAATAACAAAACCACCTTTTCCTTCCGAAATTATCATGGTGTAAGAGCTCGTATGCACAAGCCGAGCATTTTTGATTGGTAACCCAGCACACTTAACAGAAATTTCATCAGGCGAAACTTTTTCAACAAAAGTAACTTTTGATGCAACACCATTGATATGTATGTTTCCGTTATCTGCAATTTTAACGTTTAACGAAGGTGTGGATTCTTTATCACAGGGTTGGAAAACAGACGTGGCTTTAAGAACTTTGCCAGTAAAATCGTACAAGTCGGGCTCCGCCGGTCTTGCGTTGAAAAGCGAGTAAGCCCCCGCAATTGTTAAACCGAGCACTACAAGAGGTAATAGTTTCTTGTAATTAACTTTCATCCTCCAGTTCCTCTCCAATCAGGTGTAAAGCACTCACGCACATAAGCCTAAGCTGATACAGCAAATTGTCGGCGGTGATACCACCAACAAATGTCACTGTACGGCGTATCGATACACCACCAGGCTCGCATTGAATATGGCCAATACCCGCATCGCGAAGAAAATCATTCTCGGCGCTTACGAGGTCTGCTTCCGCAGGTGGAATGACCACTTCGATGAGTATTGTATCAATTGGAGCCCATTCCCAGTCGTACTTAAGGGAGGAAATTGGAGCGATAGAAACATGAAATTCATCAATATTAAAAATTACAGGTTTTTTGCCCGTTGATTCAGGCTGAATGAAGGGATTCTCGACCAGGACAACTGGGAATTCAGAAATAGACAGAACTTCGATTAACTGATCTCGACGTAAACCATGTATTAGTGAGTTGCGTGATAACATTCAGTCAGCCTTCATTATAATAATCAAACAGTTACACATGATGCCGTTAGTTTCTTTATGCTCATCCAGATTGCACGGCAGAAACTCTTAGGATCATAGGGTGCTAGGGTAACAAAAAAACCTAACTTGACCAGTAAAGCATAGAGATTTTTTACATAAAATAATAAATAAGTACCAATTTTAGTAAGATATTTCTTACTTCAACCAATACTTTAGGACAAATCTGTACCCGTTTTAACACCTGTTCTTAAATCGTGCAAACGAACAACCATAAACAGGAGCTAAACCACCTTTTTTTTAGTAGTATACATAACTAAAATTAGGTTTCATAAAACAAACTGGTTAGACCTGAAACAACCAAAGAGGTTCATAATGAGTTTTTGAGTTGGATCTATAATTCTACGAAATTATTTAACTTGCTATGCAGCATTGAGTGTTCCATTAACTACATGTAACCGGTTCACCATCCAACCTCATCTACTAATAATATACCAACAAAAAAGCCAGCTGGTAAGCTGACTTTTTTGAGAGATTACAAATTTTAATCAATTGATACTTCTATATTTACTTTGCAAGATTTGCGAGGTTTGCATTTGCCCTTTTCTTCTGCTTTGTTGTCACACCCTGCACTTGCGCTTGTTCACTGAGCGCCATGGTTTCGGTTTGAGCTAAGTTAACGTCCGGAGAACCATGATTAGTTTTTAGAACTGAATCATTCTGATTTGCGATCGCAACAGGCGGCAAGGTCTCTACAGTCACAGGCATGGAGTTTTTGGCCAGTTCTGTAGACATTAATTCCAACCGCTGTTCCTTTGCTGTCTCAGGCTTTACTGCATCACTGACATCAGTTTGACAATTAGTTGAAAATACAGCAGCAGGATTCTTGCAATTATTAATCTTTAAAATTAAATCGTTGAATTTCGAATCAAGCATAAGACTTATTTGTTCTTTCAACTGTTCATTACTTAAATCACTCTTTTTAAATTCATCATTAAAAAACCGATTTAGATCAGCAGCCGTTAATCTCTCATTCAGTCCATTAATAAAACTTGATAGCTCGGGGAAGAGGTTATTTAGCACTAACCCCGTAGTGATTGCAGACCTTATTATGGAAAGCTGTTCGCCACGATGTGTTAAGTCACTTTTTTTTAGAAAATTATAGGCATACGGAGATTGCCTTTCCGATAACCAAAACGCGCTAATCTGGATGCGATCGTTTTCCTTCTCAGTTTTTTTTGTCATACCCCCCCCCCTTTACAAAACCATCATCACGCAAAAACAGTATCTGCAATAGCCAGTGAGAGAGCGAATTGCGGATTATCTACCATGATGATTTTCGATTTATCAAAATGTTCACGCACTGCCGGTTCAATCAGGTAAGAACCCCCACCGACTAGGAATACATTGTGCGGACGTTCTTCCACCTGAGTGACTGCTTTGATCACTTTTTCTTGAAGTTGCGCTACGGCACTATTTACGGCTTGGAAGACACCATCAAGATCATCGGAAGAAACCTTTAGTGAGGCTTTGTTATCACGATTGTCGACCAAGTGTTGAATATACGCGTAGCTTGCGTTCAGCTTTGAAGAATCCAGATAACGACGGACTTCATCATATACGATAGAACAACCAATACGGTCAAAACCCTTGACTCGGGAGATCTGTTCCAGCTGACCAGTAATGCTTGCTACATCAAGTGTTGTCCCACCTAAATCGATAACCAGGCTTGATTCAAAAGATTCAATTAACTCAATTTCATCTGCACGAGTTACCGCCGGAAGTGACTCAGGAAACACGGTAACTGAAACAACATTAAATGAAACACGCTTACCATCAATATAACGTTCAACCGGCTTCATCAGGTTGTCTTTTTTCCGTTGGATGTTTTCGTCATTGGTTTCACCCAAAGCGGTATAAAACTGACTAAGTGGCAATGTTACATAGAGATGAACATCCTGCGGCTCTAAACCAGAGGAATGAAGAGCATGGTGAACATTCAGACGACTGATCTCATCGTACTGATGCGCAACGTCGGTAGTTTCAAGGGCATTACTAGATTCACTGTGATGAGAGAATCGTTGAAGGCCATCAATAAGGTAATTAAACGGAATAAGCCCGTCATGGCTTACCCGGAAATCTGCAACGAAACTATTTTGAGTCAATAAGGGAACAAGGTCACCTTGATTGTTAACACAAACCAGTTTTGCCGCTTTACTACCATCATCAATAACAACTTTAAGTGTCTCTAATTCAGTAGAGTTTGATTCAGCTACAGCCAGTTTTGTTTTTACTAATTCAGTCATGCAGAACCCCTCGAATTGGTTTAATTAACCCACCACTTTTGATATGGGATTTATACACTAATGGTTGCTTTAGGTCAACAAAAACGAGGCAAGAAACACACGTAAGTTATTGTTAAAAAAGAATCCTTCGTTTTTAAAAATTGTCTTGCTCTACTTTATGTACACTTGATAAAAACACACATAAATGACGTTTTCTTCAGCTTTACGACACTAAAAAATCCTATCCAAAGACGGCACTTAAAAGTCTCTCTGTGCGGATACTACAGATGAATTCAACTTCTATTTTGCCTAAGCGCAGAAATTAGCCCTCTTAACGAAAATATTGCCGACACTCATCCGGTATTATTACTGTACTTTCTAGAAGAGGCATTTATGGCATCTGAGCACGTCCAGACAATTGACCTGACTAATTATTCCGGAAGGGTTTTCTTTCTGGCAGACCCCCATGGACATTATTCGACGCTTTGTAATCTTATCCATTCGATATCGAGCCCAGATGAGGAACTAATCATTTTCCCTACCGGGAATCTCTTTGATTATGGTCCTGAGCCCATGGAGTTAATGACAGCGATAAACACTGGTATTTTTGATGGACGTTCTGTGCGAGTGTTCTCAGCAGCCGGGGCTGGTGAAGAGATGATGAAGAAGCTCTTACCCACAAATAATGATCGTAGGACTTATTACCCAAGCACATTTCTTAACGAACGGTGGTGTGCAAGAGGCGGACGTTGGCATAAACAAATTAACCGCAGTTATCTTGAAGAGGAGATCAGCAAACTGCTCTCCACCCAGCTGGCCACGGTGATGAAGGTGCTTTTTAAAGGAAATATTACTATCGGTGTTTGTCCATCCGACTACACGGACATACGACAGGGTTTCGACAATACCTATAACGCTCTCCTCGCGTTTAATCAGGCAAACGTGAATATCTTTCAGAGTCAGTTTCTTTTTGGTATGGATCACGCAGTCAGCCCAATGAATATTAGCGATGTCAACCTCGTTGTACTGGGTCGGAATCCGGTCAATAGCATCAGAAAGGCTCATGGGTTACCTTTGACTAACTTACCTGTACTCGTCGGCAACTGTCTCCATATCAATACTGGCTCGCTGTTCATGTCAGCAATTAGCGATCCAGCACTACTAGCCCCAGGTATACCTCGTACTACAGTTCCGGCAATAACGCTGGTCGAGTTGATACTGGCCTCAACACCAACCCTAATTTGCCACCAAATGATCCTTAATAAGAACGGCATTTACACACAAAACACAACACCACTTGACCTGGATTTAAAAGATAACAACATAGAGGCTGCTTTATAATGCAGAAATTAAAACTGATAATTTTACCGGTGCTGGCATTTGTGTGGCCATCAATCAATGCAACCGCATCGACTAAAACACCAATGCCTACTTCTCAGCAGTCAGTTGCTAAATCTGAGGCTAACTATGAATTTATTTCTATTTCTGCAAAATATGTCGACGGTATGTGGCTTGTTAATGGTCAACAAAGACCTGTAATTAAAACAAGCATGACTAAGCGTAACTATCTCCAGATCGCAAATCAGTCAACACTTACGCCTTTGAACCTTGTGATACCCAAAATTGCATTTGACGTTATAGCCAAAAATGGCGTTTTGTTATCAAATATTGTATCCCTGGATGAAGATGCAGCCGGTAAAAAAATTCTATGGTTAGAGCCGGGTTCCAGCCTGACAATCTCTTTCGTCAATGACCTATCCAGTACCCCATTACAGGCGATAGTGTCCGTAAGTAAATTGAATAAAAGCGTTATTGCGATTTTTGGACCAGACCAGGGTAAAAAATTCACCCTCCCCCAAACTTCAAAATCACAGGATTTTTCAAAGGAGTATGACCCTTCACCAGAAGTCGCACTACGTCTCAATGTGCCCAAAAAAATTCACTCTTCCGTCACAATCCCAGATGTCGCGACTGCATCATTACCGTCCTCACATACCTACGAGATTATAGCGACTGATAAACTCAGGTCTTTTATGTTTTCAGAGTTTGTTTGGGTTGGTAAACGTAACAGCTTCCTCGTTGGTTCTAATTATTTCTCCAAAAATTTGACGGTTTACCCAGGTGAAGAATTCGATATCAGCACCATACAGAAAACGATTATGAGGGCTAGTAATGATTAAAGCAGCCGGAGTGATTTTTATCTGTCTTTTGACTGGCTGTCAGTCGGTTGGAAGCAAAATTGCAGACCTCCCCTCAGTAGGTTTCGACCCTGTGATGAGCAACAAAAGTGAATCCTATACCGACGGAAAAGTTACTTTTCTGATTGAGAGTTCAGGCACTGATGTCTGGCTGCTCGCCAAGAATGGTACCAAGGAATTTATTGAGTTATCGGATCTAAATCTAGCCGGAAGCCGTTGCACCTATTCATCGCGTGGGAAACTGTTATTAACACCTGGTTCAGTTTCATTGTTTACTGTTCCGACTGTTGGTTTACTCGGCCTTTGCTACGACAACACTGACCAATTAACGTTTATTAATAACGCATTTACCAAAATTTCACAAAAGTCGAGTGATGGACCCACATTGCCATTGTTGTTCAGTATTAGATATGAATTTCCCGGCTCGGGTGAAACAAACACAACGCTAGTTACGCAATCATTAAGTCTTGCATTTTTGGAACAGGAGCAATCATGAAATCTATATTGGCCGTCATCTGTATTTGCTGCTGCGAGGTGGCTTTTGCTTATCCTTATCGCATCTACACAGCACCTGATGGTGCCATTGTGAAAAATATACTGACCAATGAAGTGATCGGTAGGACACCGGTTGAAGTTGATGTCAGTAATACTGAAGCAGGCTCCACGTTCGGGATATCTATGTATCGGCATGAGAATGTTGCAATAAAAATATTCACAGTAATGCCAAGCGCGGAAAATAACTTTACTGTTTCAGGTCCCGACGTTGCAACAATGTCTTTACCAGGTAAAGCCCCTTTAAACGTAATTAATGACAGTAATGCAGCAGC is a genomic window containing:
- the rsp gene encoding IncHI-type conjugal transfer protein RSP encodes the protein MRKSGLCLTLLFSLIASIKSVHAEAIMISGKLQADMPAVTFNPGPGDFVAFVNNNIITASGSGTACNVTVDDRATSTVDNLVCFFEWLPNSSGFTANGFTLTGIPNSSGDLKLPYKISYFSGTERQKVEVVKGEYTVNALVPVKPTITGLKSSMNGLVQEGYTLKSYIKDEVIRSFAVSVEPRNFVQYISIGSGSACEVPIGGTSCTIDVGSIKVSDSDLLIGSREITVTANSKNNYFAPPEAQKLTLTWDYRPPVVDHTLWNFTDEAKTISIGGQQIYTGAKTVAVAVKVPQEETEGEWWLPTAMTLTMVPDGVFKPTTKVTLDDGTVIDFKQSWVTPIRRTLQPVSGPQKVGDEYLYIFDLTDLTNGSYAATFTIENTSKNTSTYNEPESKLMLSDNPTLMVLKDGAALAKRAPVYFLNEIIVAAFQGQAGVADIKAVTIDNKVVELTPTNYKGIYYLPVGDDLDVNADHEITVVAENLYGKIVTFNTTFTYQPTGFALKNLEKDVTLYSRVRQYTDLMSQTAGDKCTLFTTEENAQAYLEWYGGKSDITACYPQWNNVPDGLEFYFKGRTPGLTGFFNKTGENLLDYQVYMINGRGSKAVSAKYRRVLTTQLPYNPILTYKKNKLVTGINPNTALAYTTGGEAARLLAKVVPADVTVYVSQNGGENTKTTFKNRSSNNDATTFVQRLKVAAAPLWTKNVFDIAVEYSKDPTMRTADTLNVYTVPDFSIRATMEVEDKKTATTMELPLKVSVGRYNNSTRKSSFSRTTMGDWDVTIYAQKSIYGKDPETGRFKTTYERTPLTEALPVNDAGVVETKIKIENMDLGNMRLVGIAKVRSPFADFELTRETSAVGIRVYKGEELEGNLSKSLIIGRIPLSTLVNFKSASTANSDALAPTEWQESSDNGQTWTMLSDMTGKRSISIRKTDVGKWLYRAKMTNKFTSKVSYSDVLTVVTYKQPKLSIDVAEILEGDDLPVSLLDNDEPIPQGTAEVMWSEDKINWVAGDTTYTVTAAEKLPPTIYARMRYLDSDDLAEESSWKETSARLTVAKPKRLSVSVSSISKVEVGSKVTLDGKYSNPNSRYQNGNDVIEEWTAPDGQKIRGPKLSMTLTEEMLDKQGYAAFTYSAWLADSKESTISTRKVSIKSWVYKFPEMKVSTKLKYTMAPSTLHVALTGIKDGDYPGVTYSREWIYDKENISISKDEGDTKEFAIAKPGKYTLMIVFRDNRNNEQRIENTFVVDEQTPMTVEMTPKFSNKFMRAPLDVTLRSNIKLAHSADSIDTVTYKVNGEVVQGSKNYWAQGIPGLTEKKYEITLDVVSKMGQRGTASVDFDVVKNAAPQCVLSHTESNMSWSFTNKCVDTDGKLVRYEWYINDELRNVFGSTATLSKNLNRGKQDIRVVAYDDSGDSATQRTVVYGPDEEKSKAVETTGTSQ
- the parM gene encoding plasmid segregation protein ParM domain-containing protein; its protein translation is MTELVKTKLAVAESNSTELETLKVVIDDGSKAAKLVCVNNQGDLVPLLTQNSFVADFRVSHDGLIPFNYLIDGLQRFSHHSESSNALETTDVAHQYDEISRLNVHHALHSSGLEPQDVHLYVTLPLSQFYTALGETNDENIQRKKDNLMKPVERYIDGKRVSFNVVSVTVFPESLPAVTRADEIELIESFESSLVIDLGGTTLDVASITGQLEQISRVKGFDRIGCSIVYDEVRRYLDSSKLNASYAYIQHLVDNRDNKASLKVSSDDLDGVFQAVNSAVAQLQEKVIKAVTQVEERPHNVFLVGGGSYLIEPAVREHFDKSKIIMVDNPQFALSLAIADTVFA
- a CDS encoding metallophosphoesterase, encoding MASEHVQTIDLTNYSGRVFFLADPHGHYSTLCNLIHSISSPDEELIIFPTGNLFDYGPEPMELMTAINTGIFDGRSVRVFSAAGAGEEMMKKLLPTNNDRRTYYPSTFLNERWCARGGRWHKQINRSYLEEEISKLLSTQLATVMKVLFKGNITIGVCPSDYTDIRQGFDNTYNALLAFNQANVNIFQSQFLFGMDHAVSPMNISDVNLVVLGRNPVNSIRKAHGLPLTNLPVLVGNCLHINTGSLFMSAISDPALLAPGIPRTTVPAITLVELILASTPTLICHQMILNKNGIYTQNTTPLDLDLKDNNIEAAL